One genomic window of Corticium candelabrum chromosome 9, ooCorCand1.1, whole genome shotgun sequence includes the following:
- the LOC134184809 gene encoding uncharacterized protein LOC134184809 isoform X3, translating to MAAASDPRPTLFRSDDFVYDTGNDWLGSGTFGEVYRCRLRGSGQLVAIKILSTPRRLKPSDEKSFLSEVTILHRLTECPHVVRLLGLCTDHGHYAIVMEHVGNGDLESMLLSGEREHPEIRKWSCRLKMSLEIAKGMDFLHSLNPSIIHRDLKTANVLVDCNYSCKIIDFGLSTMRGISRRSAVQSSSISTVMGTVAFTAPEVFLDKVEKKQETKIDVYSYSIILWQLKEMKPVYATMSSAVIRANVLANQRPKLSDNNCSKGFRQLITRCWNDQPDSRLDFGEIITMFEGIIGQTSISCNQSSRGGIDNLATEVDTASMLLDSFDESNLGSTASSSVSTLSYVVPHSGATSAALSNTVFGLSPSRTSTTLPFTSSVSSVTQSEVDIPTTASVNFLPSLLSLSLHERSGPIIPRVSYGMGGFLDPLPVKPIVTVEESADRIGDTLLHGHRDLDNGLSFVETARQKPGRIAEEEAHLLPKRWTQLPQLPKRHGFLNCIGTVKGKVVVSDFHNLYLCDILSSDKGWMSRATVPELGARIQTIFTANDCLFATYYPQRNSSTGWSLKISAYDIDNNVWGDFCSLELGSQLECFSAVSDGDKIYIVGGEYQSGTLGNVLIYDMRSGQQSGSAKLKQARKLCSSVIIDNMLCVVGGWAGQYINSVEAMSISDLHLLSLPATSLYGCSCAVASGKLVVGGGRMMPQYNGMIGNSVSWLDSWPGVWQPLPSMIDPRFLHGMCTFADEIILAAGGMRDGTLSDLNTVEALNMEQ from the exons ATGGCTGCAGCCAGTGATCCTAGGCCGACGCTGTTTCGGTCAGATGACTTTGTCTACGACACGGGCAATGACTGGCTTGGTTCAGGCACCTTCGGAGAAGTCTATAGATGTCGCTTGAGAGGTTCTGGTCAACTAGTTGCCATAAAGATTCTCTCAACGCCTAGGAGACTGAAACCTAG TGATGAGAAGAGTTTTCTGTCAGAAGTTACCATCCTTCATCGACTGACTGAATGTCCTCACGTTGTTCGATTACTGGGTTTATGCACTGATCATGGCCATTATGCGATTGTAATGGAGCATGTAGGAAATGGGGATTTGGAGAGCATGTTGCTGTCAGGAGAACGTGAGCATCCTGAAATCAGAAAGTGGAGCTGTCGACTGAAGATGAGTTTGGAAATTGCAAAGGGAATGGACTTTTTGCACAGTCTCAACCCTTCAATTATACACAGAGACTTGAAAACAGCCAATGTTTTAGTTGATTGCAATTACTCCTGCAAG ATTATAGACTTTGGATTGTCAACAATGAGAGGAATTTCAAGACGATCAGCAGTTCAATCGAGCAGTATCTCAACTGTGATGGGAACCGTTGCATTCACTGCCCCAGAAGTCTTTCTAGACAAAGTAGagaagaaacaagaaacaaagatTGATGTTTATTC GTATTCTATCATTCTGTGGCAACTGAAAGAAATGAAGCCTGTTTATG CTACAATGAGCAGTGCAGTGATTCGTGCAAATGTCCTGGCTAACCAGAGACCTAAACTGAGTGACAACAACTGCAGTAAAGGCTTTCGACAATTAATTACTCGTTGCTGGAATGATCAGCCAGACAGCAGGCTAGATTTTGGAG aaataattacaatgtttgaagGGATCATAGGACAAACATCCATCTCATGCAATCAGAGCAGCCGTGGTGGCATAGACAATTTAGCTACAGAAGTAGATACTG CTTCAATGTTGCTTGACTCTTTTGATGAATCAAATTTGGGATCAACTGCTTCAAGTTCTGTTTCAACGCTTTCCTATGTGGTGCCACATTCAGGTGCTACCAGCGCAGCATTATCAAATACCGTATTTGGATTGAGTCCCAGTCGTACCAGTACAACTCTGCCATTTACATCATCTGTGTCATCTGTGACTCAAAGTGAAGTTGATATTCCAACAACTGCATCAGTCAACTTTTTACCCTCTTtactttctctttctttacACGAAAGAAGTGGTCCCATTATACCTC GTGTGTCATATGGTATGGGTGGGTTTTTGGACCCTCTCCCAGTGAAACCCATTGTAACAGTTGAAGAATCTGCAGACAGAATAGGTGATACCCTTTTACATGGTCATCGTGATTTAGATAATGGGTTATCTTTTGTTGAAACAGCACGACAGAAACCTGGACGGATTGCTGAGGAGGAG GCTCATCTTTTACCAAAAAGGTGGACACAGTTGCCCCAACTGCCAAAGAGGCATGGCTTTCTTAATTGTATCGGCACAGTCAAAGGCAAGGTGGTTGTTAGTGACTTTCATAACTTATATCTTTGTGATATCCTGTCAAGCGACAAAGGTTGGATGAGTCGTGCAACTGTGCCTGAACTAGGAGCTCGAATTCAAACAATTTTTACAGCCAACGATTGCCTGTTTGCCACTTATTATCCCCAACGCAATAGTAGTACTGGCTGGAGCTTGAAAATTAGTGCATATGATATTGATAATAACGTGTGGGGTGATTTCTGTTCTTTGGAACTTGGGTCACAACTGGAATGCTTCAGTGCTGTTTCGGATGGTGACAAAATATATATCGTTGGAGGTGAATATCAATCTGGCACATTGGGCAATGTGTTGATCTATGATATGCGAAGCGGTCAGCAGTCTGGTAGTGCAAAGCTCAAGCAGGCAAGAAAATTGTGTAGCAGTGTTATTATCGATAACATGCTTTGTGTTGTCGGAGGATGGGCCGGCCAGTACATTAACTCTGTAGAAGCCATGTCCATTTCTGACCTTCATTTGCTTAGTCTGCCTGCGACATCACTGTATGGCTGTTCATGTGCTGTTGCATCAGGAAAGCTTGTAGTTGGTGGCGGAAGAATGATGCCTCAATATAATGGAATGATAGGAAATAGTGTATCGTGGTTGGACAGCTGGCCTGGTGTTTGGCAGCCGTTGCCATCGATGATCGATCCTCGTTTTCTGCATGGGATGTGCACTTTTGCAGATGAAATCATTCTAGCAGCCGGAGGGATGCGTGATGGCACACTGTCGGATCTGAACACTGTCGAGGCATTGAATATGGAACAGTAG
- the LOC134184809 gene encoding uncharacterized protein LOC134184809 isoform X1, producing MAAASDPRPTLFRSDDFVYDTGNDWLGSGTFGEVYRCRLRGSGQLVAIKILSTPRRLKPSDEKSFLSEVTILHRLTECPHVVRLLGLCTDHGHYAIVMEHVGNGDLESMLLSGEREHPEIRKWSCRLKMSLEIAKGMDFLHSLNPSIIHRDLKTANVLVDCNYSCKIIDFGLSTMRGISRRSAVQSSSISTVMGTVAFTAPEVFLDKVEKKQETKIDVYSYSIILWQLKEMKPVYATMSSAVIRANVLANQRPKLSDNNCSKGFRQLITRCWNDQPDSRLDFGEIITMFEGIIGQTSISCNQSSRGGIDNLATEVDTGNAISSMSIQPVSDTNVSSSASMLLDSFDESNLGSTASSSVSTLSYVVPHSGATSAALSNTVFGLSPSRTSTTLPFTSSVSSVTQSEVDIPTTASVNFLPSLLSLSLHERSGPIIPRVSYGMGGFLDPLPVKPIVTVEESADRIGDTLLHGHRDLDNGLSFVETARQKPGRIAEEEAHLLPKRWTQLPQLPKRHGFLNCIGTVKGKVVVSDFHNLYLCDILSSDKGWMSRATVPELGARIQTIFTANDCLFATYYPQRNSSTGWSLKISAYDIDNNVWGDFCSLELGSQLECFSAVSDGDKIYIVGGEYQSGTLGNVLIYDMRSGQQSGSAKLKQARKLCSSVIIDNMLCVVGGWAGQYINSVEAMSISDLHLLSLPATSLYGCSCAVASGKLVVGGGRMMPQYNGMIGNSVSWLDSWPGVWQPLPSMIDPRFLHGMCTFADEIILAAGGMRDGTLSDLNTVEALNMEQ from the exons ATGGCTGCAGCCAGTGATCCTAGGCCGACGCTGTTTCGGTCAGATGACTTTGTCTACGACACGGGCAATGACTGGCTTGGTTCAGGCACCTTCGGAGAAGTCTATAGATGTCGCTTGAGAGGTTCTGGTCAACTAGTTGCCATAAAGATTCTCTCAACGCCTAGGAGACTGAAACCTAG TGATGAGAAGAGTTTTCTGTCAGAAGTTACCATCCTTCATCGACTGACTGAATGTCCTCACGTTGTTCGATTACTGGGTTTATGCACTGATCATGGCCATTATGCGATTGTAATGGAGCATGTAGGAAATGGGGATTTGGAGAGCATGTTGCTGTCAGGAGAACGTGAGCATCCTGAAATCAGAAAGTGGAGCTGTCGACTGAAGATGAGTTTGGAAATTGCAAAGGGAATGGACTTTTTGCACAGTCTCAACCCTTCAATTATACACAGAGACTTGAAAACAGCCAATGTTTTAGTTGATTGCAATTACTCCTGCAAG ATTATAGACTTTGGATTGTCAACAATGAGAGGAATTTCAAGACGATCAGCAGTTCAATCGAGCAGTATCTCAACTGTGATGGGAACCGTTGCATTCACTGCCCCAGAAGTCTTTCTAGACAAAGTAGagaagaaacaagaaacaaagatTGATGTTTATTC GTATTCTATCATTCTGTGGCAACTGAAAGAAATGAAGCCTGTTTATG CTACAATGAGCAGTGCAGTGATTCGTGCAAATGTCCTGGCTAACCAGAGACCTAAACTGAGTGACAACAACTGCAGTAAAGGCTTTCGACAATTAATTACTCGTTGCTGGAATGATCAGCCAGACAGCAGGCTAGATTTTGGAG aaataattacaatgtttgaagGGATCATAGGACAAACATCCATCTCATGCAATCAGAGCAGCCGTGGTGGCATAGACAATTTAGCTACAGAAGTAGATACTGGCAATGCGATTAGTAGCATGTCTATTCAACCAGTCTCTGATACAAATGTATCATCATCAGCTTCAATGTTGCTTGACTCTTTTGATGAATCAAATTTGGGATCAACTGCTTCAAGTTCTGTTTCAACGCTTTCCTATGTGGTGCCACATTCAGGTGCTACCAGCGCAGCATTATCAAATACCGTATTTGGATTGAGTCCCAGTCGTACCAGTACAACTCTGCCATTTACATCATCTGTGTCATCTGTGACTCAAAGTGAAGTTGATATTCCAACAACTGCATCAGTCAACTTTTTACCCTCTTtactttctctttctttacACGAAAGAAGTGGTCCCATTATACCTC GTGTGTCATATGGTATGGGTGGGTTTTTGGACCCTCTCCCAGTGAAACCCATTGTAACAGTTGAAGAATCTGCAGACAGAATAGGTGATACCCTTTTACATGGTCATCGTGATTTAGATAATGGGTTATCTTTTGTTGAAACAGCACGACAGAAACCTGGACGGATTGCTGAGGAGGAG GCTCATCTTTTACCAAAAAGGTGGACACAGTTGCCCCAACTGCCAAAGAGGCATGGCTTTCTTAATTGTATCGGCACAGTCAAAGGCAAGGTGGTTGTTAGTGACTTTCATAACTTATATCTTTGTGATATCCTGTCAAGCGACAAAGGTTGGATGAGTCGTGCAACTGTGCCTGAACTAGGAGCTCGAATTCAAACAATTTTTACAGCCAACGATTGCCTGTTTGCCACTTATTATCCCCAACGCAATAGTAGTACTGGCTGGAGCTTGAAAATTAGTGCATATGATATTGATAATAACGTGTGGGGTGATTTCTGTTCTTTGGAACTTGGGTCACAACTGGAATGCTTCAGTGCTGTTTCGGATGGTGACAAAATATATATCGTTGGAGGTGAATATCAATCTGGCACATTGGGCAATGTGTTGATCTATGATATGCGAAGCGGTCAGCAGTCTGGTAGTGCAAAGCTCAAGCAGGCAAGAAAATTGTGTAGCAGTGTTATTATCGATAACATGCTTTGTGTTGTCGGAGGATGGGCCGGCCAGTACATTAACTCTGTAGAAGCCATGTCCATTTCTGACCTTCATTTGCTTAGTCTGCCTGCGACATCACTGTATGGCTGTTCATGTGCTGTTGCATCAGGAAAGCTTGTAGTTGGTGGCGGAAGAATGATGCCTCAATATAATGGAATGATAGGAAATAGTGTATCGTGGTTGGACAGCTGGCCTGGTGTTTGGCAGCCGTTGCCATCGATGATCGATCCTCGTTTTCTGCATGGGATGTGCACTTTTGCAGATGAAATCATTCTAGCAGCCGGAGGGATGCGTGATGGCACACTGTCGGATCTGAACACTGTCGAGGCATTGAATATGGAACAGTAG
- the LOC134184809 gene encoding uncharacterized protein LOC134184809 isoform X2 has translation MAAASDPRPTLFRSDDFVYDTGNDWLGSGTFGEVYRCRLRGSGQLVAIKILSTPRRLKPSDEKSFLSEVTILHRLTECPHVVRLLGLCTDHGHYAIVMEHVGNGDLESMLLSGEREHPEIRKWSCRLKMSLEIAKGMDFLHSLNPSIIHRDLKTANVLVDCNYSCKIIDFGLSTMRGISRRSAVQSSSISTVMGTVAFTAPEVFLDKVEKKQETKIDVYSYSIILWQLKEMKPVYATMSSAVIRANVLANQRPKLSDNNCSKGFRQLITRCWNDQPDSRLDFGEIITMFEGIIGQTSISCNQSSRGGIDNLATEVDTGNAISSMSIQPVSDTNVSSSASMLLDSFDESNLGSTASSSVSTLSYVVPHSGATSAALSNTVFGLSPSRTSTTLPFTSSVSSVTQSEVDIPTTASVNFLPSLLSLSLHERSGPIIPRVSYGMGGFLDPLPVKPIVTVEESADRIARQKPGRIAEEEAHLLPKRWTQLPQLPKRHGFLNCIGTVKGKVVVSDFHNLYLCDILSSDKGWMSRATVPELGARIQTIFTANDCLFATYYPQRNSSTGWSLKISAYDIDNNVWGDFCSLELGSQLECFSAVSDGDKIYIVGGEYQSGTLGNVLIYDMRSGQQSGSAKLKQARKLCSSVIIDNMLCVVGGWAGQYINSVEAMSISDLHLLSLPATSLYGCSCAVASGKLVVGGGRMMPQYNGMIGNSVSWLDSWPGVWQPLPSMIDPRFLHGMCTFADEIILAAGGMRDGTLSDLNTVEALNMEQ, from the exons ATGGCTGCAGCCAGTGATCCTAGGCCGACGCTGTTTCGGTCAGATGACTTTGTCTACGACACGGGCAATGACTGGCTTGGTTCAGGCACCTTCGGAGAAGTCTATAGATGTCGCTTGAGAGGTTCTGGTCAACTAGTTGCCATAAAGATTCTCTCAACGCCTAGGAGACTGAAACCTAG TGATGAGAAGAGTTTTCTGTCAGAAGTTACCATCCTTCATCGACTGACTGAATGTCCTCACGTTGTTCGATTACTGGGTTTATGCACTGATCATGGCCATTATGCGATTGTAATGGAGCATGTAGGAAATGGGGATTTGGAGAGCATGTTGCTGTCAGGAGAACGTGAGCATCCTGAAATCAGAAAGTGGAGCTGTCGACTGAAGATGAGTTTGGAAATTGCAAAGGGAATGGACTTTTTGCACAGTCTCAACCCTTCAATTATACACAGAGACTTGAAAACAGCCAATGTTTTAGTTGATTGCAATTACTCCTGCAAG ATTATAGACTTTGGATTGTCAACAATGAGAGGAATTTCAAGACGATCAGCAGTTCAATCGAGCAGTATCTCAACTGTGATGGGAACCGTTGCATTCACTGCCCCAGAAGTCTTTCTAGACAAAGTAGagaagaaacaagaaacaaagatTGATGTTTATTC GTATTCTATCATTCTGTGGCAACTGAAAGAAATGAAGCCTGTTTATG CTACAATGAGCAGTGCAGTGATTCGTGCAAATGTCCTGGCTAACCAGAGACCTAAACTGAGTGACAACAACTGCAGTAAAGGCTTTCGACAATTAATTACTCGTTGCTGGAATGATCAGCCAGACAGCAGGCTAGATTTTGGAG aaataattacaatgtttgaagGGATCATAGGACAAACATCCATCTCATGCAATCAGAGCAGCCGTGGTGGCATAGACAATTTAGCTACAGAAGTAGATACTGGCAATGCGATTAGTAGCATGTCTATTCAACCAGTCTCTGATACAAATGTATCATCATCAGCTTCAATGTTGCTTGACTCTTTTGATGAATCAAATTTGGGATCAACTGCTTCAAGTTCTGTTTCAACGCTTTCCTATGTGGTGCCACATTCAGGTGCTACCAGCGCAGCATTATCAAATACCGTATTTGGATTGAGTCCCAGTCGTACCAGTACAACTCTGCCATTTACATCATCTGTGTCATCTGTGACTCAAAGTGAAGTTGATATTCCAACAACTGCATCAGTCAACTTTTTACCCTCTTtactttctctttctttacACGAAAGAAGTGGTCCCATTATACCTC GTGTGTCATATGGTATGGGTGGGTTTTTGGACCCTCTCCCAGTGAAACCCATTGTAACAGTTGAAGAATCTGCAGACAGAATAG CACGACAGAAACCTGGACGGATTGCTGAGGAGGAG GCTCATCTTTTACCAAAAAGGTGGACACAGTTGCCCCAACTGCCAAAGAGGCATGGCTTTCTTAATTGTATCGGCACAGTCAAAGGCAAGGTGGTTGTTAGTGACTTTCATAACTTATATCTTTGTGATATCCTGTCAAGCGACAAAGGTTGGATGAGTCGTGCAACTGTGCCTGAACTAGGAGCTCGAATTCAAACAATTTTTACAGCCAACGATTGCCTGTTTGCCACTTATTATCCCCAACGCAATAGTAGTACTGGCTGGAGCTTGAAAATTAGTGCATATGATATTGATAATAACGTGTGGGGTGATTTCTGTTCTTTGGAACTTGGGTCACAACTGGAATGCTTCAGTGCTGTTTCGGATGGTGACAAAATATATATCGTTGGAGGTGAATATCAATCTGGCACATTGGGCAATGTGTTGATCTATGATATGCGAAGCGGTCAGCAGTCTGGTAGTGCAAAGCTCAAGCAGGCAAGAAAATTGTGTAGCAGTGTTATTATCGATAACATGCTTTGTGTTGTCGGAGGATGGGCCGGCCAGTACATTAACTCTGTAGAAGCCATGTCCATTTCTGACCTTCATTTGCTTAGTCTGCCTGCGACATCACTGTATGGCTGTTCATGTGCTGTTGCATCAGGAAAGCTTGTAGTTGGTGGCGGAAGAATGATGCCTCAATATAATGGAATGATAGGAAATAGTGTATCGTGGTTGGACAGCTGGCCTGGTGTTTGGCAGCCGTTGCCATCGATGATCGATCCTCGTTTTCTGCATGGGATGTGCACTTTTGCAGATGAAATCATTCTAGCAGCCGGAGGGATGCGTGATGGCACACTGTCGGATCTGAACACTGTCGAGGCATTGAATATGGAACAGTAG
- the LOC134184551 gene encoding uncharacterized protein LOC134184551 isoform X2, which translates to METWLEQSVLSECYKPLSDAGINILEIAARLTKEDLKMAKIEQSDIVERLLTACSSLKFGKLSMDVEKVDGKTDGGQHVPTASFTANCDYQATDDSELTIKKGDLVVVLDKSDKDRWKGVPAVHSRFQMRQLQRNQLLSINQQEQLHQVLQRYQHCVKLQREGQSRSSHHFITPYRGTECA; encoded by the exons ATGGAAACTTGGCTAGAGCAAAGCGTGTTGTCAGAGTGCTACAAGCCGCTGTCTGACGCTGGAATCAATATCCTCGAGATTGCTGCTCGCCTGACGAAGGAGGACCTGAAGATGGCAAAAATCGAGCAGAGTGACATCGTTGAGAGACTTTTGACAGCTTGCAGCTCGTTGAAATTTG GTAAACTATCAATGGATGTGGAAAAAGTAGATGGAAAAACTGATGGCGGTCAGCACGTGCCCACGGCGTCTTTTACTGCCAACTGTGATTACCAAGCGACGGA TGACAGTGAGCTAACAATTAAGAAGGGGGACCTAGTTGTGGTGTTGGATAAAAGTGACAAGGACAGATGGAAAGGAGTT CCAGCAGTCCACAGCCGCTTTCAGATGAGGCAACTGCAAAGGAACCAGTTATTGTCAATCAACCAACAAGAACAACTGCATCAGGTGCTGCAGAGGTACCAACATTGCGTGAAGTTGCAGAGGGAAGGACAATCGAGATCAAGCCACCACTTCATCACGCCCTACAGAGGAACTGAATGTGCTTGA
- the LOC134184550 gene encoding serine/threonine-protein kinase phg2-like: protein MSLEIAKGMDFLHSLNPSIIHRDLKTANVLVDCNYSCKIIDFGLSTMRGISRRSAVQSSSISTVMGTIAFTAPEVFLDKVEKKQETKIDVYSYSIILWQLKEMKPVYATMSSAVIRANVLANQRPKLSDNCSKGFRQLITRCWSDQPDSRLDFGEIITMFEGIIGQTSISCNQSSRGGIDNLATEVDDGNAISSMSIQPVSDTNVSSSASMLLDSFDESNLGSTASSSASTLSDVVPHSGSSSTALSNTVFGLSPSRTSTTLPFTSSVSSVTQSEVDIPTTASVNFLPSLLSLFYTKEVVPLYLVCHMVWVGFWTLSQ, encoded by the exons ATGAGTTTGGAAATTGCAAAGGGAATGGACTTTTTGCACAGTCTCAACCCTTCAATTATACACAGAGACTTGAAAACAGCCAATGTTTTAGTTGATTGCAATTACTCCTGCAAG ATTATAGACTTTGGATTGTCAACAATGAGAGGAATTTCAAGACGATCAGCAGTTCAATCGAGCAGTATCTCAACTGTGATGGGAACCATTGCATTCACTGCCCCAGAAGTCTTTCTAGACAAAGTAGagaagaaacaagaaacaaagatTGATGTTTATTC GTATTCTATCATTCTGTGGCAACTGAAAGAAATGAAGCCTGTTTATG CTACAATGAGCAGTGCAGTGATTCGTGCAAATGTCCTGGCTAACCAGAGACCTAAACTGAGTGACAACTGCAGTAAAGGCTTTCGACAATTAATTACTCGTTGCTGGAGTGATCAGCCAGACAGCAGGCTAGATTTTGGAG aaataattacaatgtttgaagGGATCATAGGACAAACATCCATCTCATGCAATCAGAGCAGCCGTGGTGGCATAGACAATTTAGCTACAGAAGTAGATGATGGCAATGCGATTAGTAGCATGTCTATTCAACCAGTCTCTGATACAAATGTATCATCATCAGCTTCAATGTTGCTTGACTCTTTTGATGAATCAAATTTGGGATCAACTGCTTCAAGTTCTGCTTCAACGCTTTCCGATGTGGTGCCACATTCAGGTTCTTCCAGCACAGCATTATCAAATACCGTATTTGGATTGAGTCCCAGTCGTACCAGTACAACTCTGCCATTTACATCATCTGTATCATCTGTGACTCAAAGTGAAGTTGATATTCCAACAACTGCATCAGTCAACTTTTTACCCTCTTTACTTTCTCTTTTTTACACGAAAGAAGTGGTCCCATTATACCTC GTGTGTCATATGGTATGGGTGGGTTTTTGGACTCTCTCCCAGTGA
- the LOC134184551 gene encoding uncharacterized protein LOC134184551 isoform X1, whose amino-acid sequence METWLEQSVLSECYKPLSDAGINILEIAARLTKEDLKMAKIEQSDIVERLLTACSSLKFGKLSMDVEKVDGKTDGGQHVPTASFTANCDYQATDDSELTIKKGDLVVVLDKSDKDRWKGVVRETEGFFPRRIFNEILNSSASSPQPLSDEATAKEPVIVNQPTRTTASGAAEVPTLREVAEGRTIEIKPPLHHALQRN is encoded by the exons ATGGAAACTTGGCTAGAGCAAAGCGTGTTGTCAGAGTGCTACAAGCCGCTGTCTGACGCTGGAATCAATATCCTCGAGATTGCTGCTCGCCTGACGAAGGAGGACCTGAAGATGGCAAAAATCGAGCAGAGTGACATCGTTGAGAGACTTTTGACAGCTTGCAGCTCGTTGAAATTTG GTAAACTATCAATGGATGTGGAAAAAGTAGATGGAAAAACTGATGGCGGTCAGCACGTGCCCACGGCGTCTTTTACTGCCAACTGTGATTACCAAGCGACGGA TGACAGTGAGCTAACAATTAAGAAGGGGGACCTAGTTGTGGTGTTGGATAAAAGTGACAAGGACAGATGGAAAGGAGTTGTACGTGAAACTGAAGGCTTCTTTCCGCGTAGGATTTTTAATGAAATCCTAAATTCTTCAGCCAGCAGTCCACAGCCGCTTTCAGATGAGGCAACTGCAAAGGAACCAGTTATTGTCAATCAACCAACAAGAACAACTGCATCAGGTGCTGCAGAGGTACCAACATTGCGTGAAGTTGCAGAGGGAAGGACAATCGAGATCAAGCCACCACTTCATCACGCCCTACAGAGGAACTGA